The following are from one region of the Geoalkalibacter subterraneus genome:
- a CDS encoding sirohydrochlorin cobaltochelatase, whose protein sequence is MKQREQKSPAAIVLAAFGTTYPATLEPILAMLHEVEERYPDVPVRLAFTSNIIRRKWHARATDVNYLREHPAIPEQIYTVKNILGVMADLQNEGYRRIVVQPVLIVDGEEYRDLAVYVQALGAIRTHKPQWQPFEKVAIGKPLLGSFGHREQLGALVRALKPDIDDARAADATLIYMGHGNEHMAQGAYYELEILLRREYNIPVCIGLVEGLPDFETVREKLANAGTRKVLIKPLMYVAGDHACNDMAGDEEDSWLTLLENDGYQVTPILEGLGQNPAVRAIFLDLLEQAAQQAAIDL, encoded by the coding sequence ATGAAGCAGCGCGAACAGAAATCTCCCGCGGCTATCGTCCTGGCGGCCTTCGGCACCACCTATCCAGCAACCCTGGAACCGATTCTGGCCATGCTGCACGAGGTGGAAGAGCGTTATCCCGACGTCCCTGTCCGCCTGGCCTTCACTTCCAACATCATTCGGCGCAAGTGGCATGCGCGTGCCACCGATGTCAACTATCTCCGTGAACATCCAGCTATTCCCGAGCAGATATACACTGTCAAAAACATACTGGGAGTCATGGCCGACCTGCAGAATGAGGGCTATCGCCGGATCGTGGTGCAACCGGTCCTGATCGTTGACGGCGAAGAGTACCGTGATCTGGCTGTGTATGTCCAAGCGCTGGGTGCTATCAGAACCCACAAACCTCAATGGCAGCCTTTCGAGAAGGTCGCGATCGGCAAACCCCTGCTGGGCTCTTTTGGCCATCGCGAACAGCTCGGCGCCCTGGTGCGGGCTCTGAAACCCGATATCGACGACGCCCGTGCCGCTGATGCCACCCTGATCTACATGGGCCACGGTAATGAACACATGGCCCAGGGCGCTTATTACGAACTGGAAATCCTGCTACGGCGTGAATACAACATCCCGGTTTGCATCGGACTGGTGGAAGGACTGCCCGACTTCGAAACCGTACGAGAAAAACTGGCCAATGCTGGAACCCGCAAGGTGCTGATAAAACCGCTGATGTACGTGGCCGGGGATCATGCCTGCAATGACATGGCTGGGGACGAAGAGGACTCGTGGCTGACCCTGCTTGAGAACGATGGATATCAGGTGACACCCATCCTCGAAGGGCTGGGACAGAACCCCGCCGTGCGGGCGATTTTTCTTGATCTGCTGGAACAGGCCGCGCAACAGGCGGCAATCGATTTGTGA
- a CDS encoding cob(I)yrinic acid a,c-diamide adenosyltransferase, producing MPGQGYVQIYTGSGKGKTTAAVGLAVRCAGAGGKVFFCQFLKKGDSSEWTALQPLNDRIIHRAFGTGKFIRSEPSVEDRQLARTGMAEAIEALTSGDYDLIVLDELLGALTKGLVTREDIVDLLRLRPRQTELVLTGRNAPTELVEKADLVTEMCEVKHYFQQGIAARKGIEK from the coding sequence ATGCCTGGCCAGGGTTATGTGCAGATCTACACCGGTAGCGGTAAAGGCAAGACCACGGCCGCGGTAGGGCTGGCGGTGCGCTGCGCCGGAGCCGGAGGAAAAGTCTTCTTTTGTCAGTTTCTGAAAAAGGGGGATTCATCGGAATGGACCGCTCTGCAGCCTCTAAACGATCGCATCATCCATCGTGCTTTCGGTACCGGTAAATTCATACGTAGCGAGCCCTCAGTTGAAGATCGGCAGCTTGCCCGCACCGGCATGGCGGAAGCGATAGAGGCATTGACATCCGGCGACTACGACCTGATCGTGCTGGATGAACTGCTCGGCGCCCTGACCAAAGGATTGGTAACCCGTGAAGACATCGTTGATCTACTGCGTCTGCGCCCACGGCAAACAGAACTGGTGCTGACCGGACGCAACGCCCCAACCGAACTGGTGGAGAAAGCCGACCTGGTGACGGAAATGTGCGAGGTTAAGCACTATTTTCAACAGGGCATCGCCGCGCGAAAGGGAATAGAGAAGTAG
- the cobA gene encoding uroporphyrinogen-III C-methyltransferase, translated as MSELIIVGAGLGAQSITLAGIEAIRRAEVVLYDRLIHPAIREHIRCEVVDVGKRPYDAHCRTQAQINELIIEQLQRGKRVVRLKGGDTSVFARTVEEVEAGRASGARVTIIPGVTSASSLVARVQSALTDRRSAAGVVFITGHTKADNLETSYRWDALVNLGFTLVIYMGVRNMPVIRNQLLKHGMAATTPVLIGQNLETEQERIFSTTLEEVLSCVADRQISHPATIVIGEVAMLSEV; from the coding sequence ATGAGCGAACTTATTATCGTCGGCGCTGGTCTGGGCGCGCAATCCATTACCCTCGCGGGGATCGAAGCGATCCGCCGTGCCGAAGTCGTTCTCTACGACCGCCTGATTCATCCCGCCATCCGGGAGCATATCCGCTGTGAAGTCGTGGATGTCGGCAAGCGCCCCTACGACGCCCATTGCCGGACCCAGGCCCAGATCAATGAGTTAATTATCGAGCAACTGCAACGGGGCAAGCGCGTCGTCCGTCTCAAAGGGGGTGACACCTCGGTCTTTGCCCGCACCGTGGAGGAAGTGGAAGCAGGCCGCGCCAGCGGAGCCCGCGTCACCATCATCCCCGGCGTCACCTCGGCCTCATCCCTGGTCGCCCGGGTCCAGAGTGCCCTGACTGATCGCCGCTCTGCGGCAGGAGTGGTCTTCATCACCGGCCACACCAAGGCTGACAATCTGGAAACCAGTTACCGCTGGGACGCGCTGGTAAACCTCGGCTTTACCCTCGTCATCTACATGGGAGTCAGAAACATGCCGGTCATCCGAAATCAGTTGCTCAAACACGGCATGGCGGCCACCACGCCGGTGCTGATCGGCCAGAATCTGGAAACCGAGCAGGAACGGATTTTCTCTACCACCCTGGAGGAGGTCTTGTCCTGTGTCGCCGACCGACAGATCAGCCATCCGGCCACTATCGTCATCGGTGAAGTCGCGATGCTCTCGGAGGTTTAG
- a CDS encoding bifunctional adenosylcobinamide kinase/adenosylcobinamide-phosphate guanylyltransferase: MSYTTLITGGVGSGKTHHALNLAAPSSRKAYIATAPTSLDAEMDRKIRVHQGERDASYTTLEEQLQLADAYQRALDLACDTILIDCLTLWASNLIFTETAEDEPLNKFLSRLATSTRRTIIVTNEVSLGVIPADPMTRRYCALLARINRGVATLADEVVLMVSGIAVPVKVHR; this comes from the coding sequence ATGTCATACACAACTCTCATCACCGGCGGCGTCGGCAGCGGTAAAACCCATCATGCCCTTAACCTGGCCGCTCCGTCTTCACGCAAGGCGTACATCGCCACCGCGCCGACCAGCCTGGATGCGGAAATGGATCGCAAAATCCGTGTCCATCAGGGGGAGCGGGATGCCTCCTACACCACCCTCGAGGAACAACTGCAGCTTGCCGACGCCTATCAGCGCGCCCTGGATCTTGCCTGCGACACAATTCTTATCGACTGTTTGACTCTCTGGGCAAGCAATCTGATTTTCACCGAAACAGCAGAGGACGAACCTCTGAATAAATTTCTGTCGCGGCTCGCCACCTCGACGCGGCGCACCATCATCGTCACTAACGAAGTGTCCCTGGGGGTGATTCCGGCCGATCCCATGACCCGCCGCTACTGTGCTCTGCTGGCACGAATCAACCGCGGCGTCGCCACACTGGCCGATGAGGTGGTGCTGATGGTCAGCGGCATTGCCGTCCCCGTCAAGGTGCACCGATGA
- the cobS gene encoding adenosylcobinamide-GDP ribazoletransferase, whose amino-acid sequence MRGFLSALNFLTLIRLGPATFDGARATAAFAWVGLLIGAGLALLHWLTPATISPLVMVLYLVVISGALHLDGLCDSADALFSHRDREKKLAIMRDVHAGTMGVVAIVIVLGAKGVAFAHINTIAVLVLVPALSRFAMVVAMQRLPYARPEGLARPFFASERPGLVIPGVILLALAFFALPFGLFIGILGVYLTFLALILWWYRRMIGGVTGDMLGALCEVCEAVLLLAAVALGG is encoded by the coding sequence ATGAGGGGATTTCTCAGCGCACTGAATTTTCTGACCCTTATCCGCCTGGGCCCCGCCACCTTCGACGGCGCCAGAGCAACCGCCGCATTCGCCTGGGTCGGGCTGTTGATCGGTGCGGGGCTGGCGCTGCTGCACTGGCTAACCCCTGCGACCATTAGCCCCTTGGTCATGGTCCTCTATCTGGTGGTGATCAGTGGCGCCCTGCATCTGGATGGCCTGTGCGACAGTGCCGATGCCCTCTTCTCCCACCGTGACCGAGAAAAAAAACTGGCCATCATGAGGGATGTCCATGCGGGAACCATGGGGGTGGTGGCGATTGTCATCGTGCTCGGGGCCAAGGGGGTGGCTTTTGCCCATATCAACACGATCGCTGTGCTGGTACTGGTTCCGGCGCTGTCCCGCTTCGCCATGGTCGTTGCCATGCAACGTCTGCCCTACGCTCGTCCGGAAGGGCTGGCCAGACCCTTCTTCGCCAGTGAGCGCCCCGGGCTGGTCATCCCTGGCGTGATATTGCTGGCGCTGGCTTTTTTTGCGCTGCCCTTCGGGCTTTTTATCGGCATCCTCGGTGTTTATCTGACGTTTCTAGCCCTCATTCTGTGGTGGTATCGGCGGATGATCGGCGGCGTCACCGGCGACATGCTCGGCGCGCTCTGCGAAGTGTGCGAGGCGGTGTTGTTGCTGGCGGCGGTTGCGCTTGGAGGGTAA